A stretch of the Pseudoalteromonas marina genome encodes the following:
- a CDS encoding SPFH domain-containing protein encodes MEFLDNLLPILTFVGIAIAVIFAILLIVGKFYRKVEQGQALIINKMKSEPDVTTTGGIVYPVIHKMEVMDISTKRMVLERKDKGGLICRDNIRADIAITFYIRVNENKDDILRVAKQVGCARASEHETLQELFEAKFSEALKTVGKRMDFVELFTHRNEFRDNIKEVIGQDLSGYTLEDVAIDYLEQTSIEKLDSQNILDAEGIRRITEMTAAQNVLTNQLKCDERAKVEIQNQEATEKSLEIERQKQDAMSRQVREIETVKAREHAEAEKVRHEERLKSEQARIQSEESIGISEQNKQRELDIAEQNRLRVLGIEEEKVLRSREIEVIERERETEILRINKEKALEVERKEIADVVRDRVIVEKSVAEEQERIKDVQVLAGAEREKDAIIIRAKAEAEEALVKDIEAAKAQEQAAEFKARELETMANAELRIANQQAESKKILAQAQQVETAAQGLAEADVITAKAQANAMQGEVDAKVLRQKLEAEAQGNREIGLSQAQVQTAMADANEKQGEVEAINLERKMLAEAKGLEEKLQALNAMDQDARDYESFTLQLNQQKELVLAKIEAGKDIAEHQAQVMSKALGDADINIMGGDGQFFNQFMSAISLGKSIDGLVDESKTVQTVFKDHLNGDRNLIEDLKGVLAGANGSAETMKNLNMSKLLKQLSNTTAAEKSQLLSMLGSNMGSGLDEKIKLDPQD; translated from the coding sequence ATGGAATTTTTAGATAACTTACTACCTATATTAACGTTTGTAGGTATAGCGATAGCGGTCATTTTTGCTATTTTGTTAATTGTTGGCAAGTTTTATCGCAAAGTGGAACAAGGCCAAGCTCTCATTATAAATAAAATGAAAAGTGAGCCAGACGTTACCACTACCGGTGGCATTGTTTACCCTGTTATCCATAAAATGGAAGTGATGGATATTTCAACAAAGCGCATGGTACTTGAACGTAAAGACAAAGGCGGCTTGATTTGTAGAGACAATATACGTGCCGATATCGCCATTACGTTTTATATTCGTGTTAATGAAAACAAAGACGATATTTTACGTGTAGCAAAGCAAGTAGGTTGTGCACGTGCATCAGAGCATGAAACGCTGCAAGAATTATTTGAAGCTAAGTTTTCAGAGGCACTTAAAACGGTTGGTAAGCGAATGGATTTTGTTGAGTTATTTACTCACCGAAACGAATTTAGAGACAACATTAAAGAAGTGATAGGGCAGGACTTATCTGGCTATACACTTGAAGATGTTGCCATTGATTACCTAGAACAAACGTCGATTGAAAAGCTTGATTCACAAAATATTCTTGATGCAGAAGGTATTCGTCGTATTACCGAAATGACGGCAGCGCAAAATGTATTAACCAATCAATTAAAATGTGATGAGCGCGCAAAAGTAGAAATACAAAACCAAGAAGCCACTGAGAAATCACTTGAAATAGAACGCCAAAAGCAAGATGCAATGTCGCGTCAAGTTCGTGAAATTGAAACCGTTAAAGCGCGTGAACACGCCGAAGCTGAAAAAGTACGCCACGAAGAGCGTTTAAAATCAGAGCAGGCGCGTATTCAATCTGAAGAGTCAATTGGAATTAGCGAGCAAAACAAGCAACGAGAGCTTGATATTGCAGAGCAAAACCGACTGCGAGTACTGGGTATTGAGGAAGAAAAAGTTTTACGCTCTCGTGAAATAGAAGTGATTGAACGAGAAAGAGAAACTGAAATTTTACGAATTAATAAAGAAAAAGCACTTGAAGTAGAACGTAAAGAAATTGCTGATGTAGTGCGCGATCGCGTAATAGTAGAAAAGTCGGTAGCTGAAGAGCAAGAGCGTATTAAAGATGTGCAGGTTTTAGCGGGTGCAGAGCGTGAAAAAGACGCCATTATTATTCGTGCAAAAGCAGAAGCAGAAGAAGCACTAGTTAAAGATATTGAAGCCGCTAAAGCGCAAGAGCAAGCCGCTGAATTTAAAGCTCGTGAACTTGAAACAATGGCCAATGCAGAACTGCGTATTGCTAACCAGCAAGCAGAGTCTAAAAAGATACTTGCTCAAGCACAACAAGTTGAAACCGCAGCGCAGGGCTTAGCTGAAGCTGACGTTATAACAGCTAAAGCACAAGCAAACGCAATGCAGGGTGAAGTAGACGCTAAAGTATTGCGTCAAAAATTAGAAGCAGAAGCACAAGGTAACCGTGAAATAGGGCTATCTCAAGCGCAAGTGCAAACAGCCATGGCTGATGCGAATGAGAAACAAGGTGAAGTTGAAGCCATTAACCTTGAACGTAAAATGCTTGCAGAGGCCAAAGGTCTTGAAGAAAAACTACAAGCGCTTAATGCGATGGACCAAGATGCCCGTGACTACGAAAGCTTTACACTACAACTAAACCAGCAAAAAGAGCTAGTGCTGGCTAAAATTGAGGCAGGTAAAGACATAGCAGAGCATCAAGCTCAAGTGATGAGCAAAGCACTAGGCGATGCCGATATTAATATTATGGGCGGCGATGGCCAGTTCTTTAACCAGTTTATGAGTGCTATTAGCTTAGGTAAATCAATAGATGGTTTAGTAGATGAAAGCAAAACAGTACAAACTGTATTTAAAGATCACTTAAATGGCGATCGCAATTTAATTGAGGATTTGAAAGGAGTATTAGCGGGCGCTAACGGCTCAGCTGAAACCATGAAAAACCTTAATATGAGTAAATTATTAAAGCAATTGAGTAACACCACAGCGGCTGAAAAAAGCCAATTACTAAGTATGCTAGGGAGCAATATGGGCAGCGGCCTTGACGAGAAAATAAAACTCGACCCGCAAGACTAA
- a CDS encoding DUF2986 domain-containing protein, translated as MNRRKKIVTKFQKKDKRANAKLHKSNKPAYISKAEREKLEQQAEQSTQIEQNQEQP; from the coding sequence GTGAATCGTCGTAAAAAAATAGTCACTAAGTTTCAAAAGAAAGACAAACGCGCTAACGCTAAATTACACAAAAGTAATAAGCCCGCGTATATATCAAAAGCAGAGCGCGAAAAGCTAGAACAACAAGCAGAACAATCAACCCAAATTGAACAAAACCAAGAGCAGCCGTAA
- a CDS encoding dipeptidase encodes MKKLALASALLFAFSAHAQLHKNIDNVADYAVNTYQNAQVHTLTNLVAFPTVNKDSIPAPQNPDFINFKSVLKMKAAELGFDYQDLGYTVLIGMGKQTDKVTVVTHGDVQPANASKWKQNPFIIDTSEPGKLVGRGTEDDKGAIATALYAMKAIKDKGIELNNRIELMIYLAEESDWGPLTEFMKTYEQPKYAVTIDASYPVVVAEKGWSLISPTFNAISDQKAVYVSDLAGGAFKSQIPEDASLVLHNANNALVNQLKTKAKQLNQVEFNFSKKNNAIAINVKGMSTHSSEPESGVNAIAHLAELFDGIALENNSDGQLIKFVNQLIGLDLHGKQFGDIAYKHDFMGPMTVAPTVIERSGNKLTLAVNARRPVGKSEDVLKQQIETAVNQWQANNNVILESIDTVIGNPMLLDNAPHAQKLLDIFKHFTGDEKADFVSIGGGTNAKLFDNAVSFGPSMPGKRYTGHSEHEFITLEQLELNLRMYTAMMIELGNM; translated from the coding sequence TTGAAAAAGTTAGCTTTAGCCAGTGCTCTTTTGTTCGCATTTAGCGCGCACGCACAGTTACATAAAAATATTGATAATGTTGCCGATTACGCTGTAAATACCTACCAAAATGCGCAAGTACACACGCTAACTAACTTAGTTGCTTTTCCTACAGTAAATAAAGATTCAATACCCGCACCACAAAACCCAGATTTTATTAACTTTAAATCGGTATTAAAAATGAAAGCTGCCGAGCTTGGGTTCGACTACCAAGACCTTGGTTACACCGTGCTTATTGGCATGGGTAAACAAACAGACAAGGTAACAGTGGTAACACACGGTGATGTGCAGCCAGCTAATGCGAGTAAGTGGAAGCAAAACCCCTTTATTATTGATACCTCAGAGCCGGGTAAATTAGTAGGCCGTGGTACCGAAGATGACAAAGGCGCTATCGCTACTGCGCTTTACGCCATGAAAGCGATTAAAGATAAAGGCATAGAGCTCAATAACCGCATTGAGCTGATGATTTATCTGGCTGAGGAGTCTGATTGGGGCCCACTTACTGAGTTCATGAAAACATACGAGCAACCAAAGTATGCAGTAACCATTGATGCATCATACCCGGTAGTGGTTGCTGAAAAAGGTTGGAGCTTAATTTCTCCTACATTTAATGCCATATCAGATCAAAAAGCAGTGTATGTAAGCGACCTTGCTGGTGGTGCTTTCAAAAGCCAAATACCAGAAGATGCAAGTTTAGTACTGCATAATGCAAACAATGCGCTAGTTAACCAACTAAAAACAAAAGCAAAGCAACTAAATCAAGTTGAATTTAACTTTAGTAAAAAAAATAACGCCATTGCCATTAATGTAAAGGGCATGTCTACCCATTCTTCTGAGCCCGAATCTGGCGTGAACGCCATTGCACATTTAGCCGAGCTATTTGATGGAATCGCACTTGAAAACAATAGCGATGGACAGCTTATTAAATTTGTAAATCAACTGATAGGGTTAGATCTTCACGGTAAGCAGTTTGGCGATATTGCCTATAAGCATGACTTTATGGGCCCAATGACCGTAGCCCCAACCGTCATTGAGCGCAGCGGGAATAAGCTAACGTTAGCTGTTAATGCTCGTCGCCCTGTTGGTAAAAGTGAAGATGTATTAAAGCAACAAATAGAGACAGCCGTTAATCAATGGCAAGCTAACAATAACGTTATACTCGAGAGTATAGATACAGTGATAGGTAATCCTATGCTGTTAGACAATGCGCCGCATGCGCAAAAGCTACTTGATATATTTAAGCACTTTACCGGCGACGAAAAAGCCGATTTTGTATCAATTGGCGGAGGCACTAACGCAAAACTATTTGATAATGCAGTATCGTTTGGACCTTCAATGCCTGGTAAACGTTATACAGGCCACTCTGAGCATGAATTTATTACACTTGAGCAATTAGAGCTTAATTTACGCATGTATACCGCAATGATGATTGAGCTTGGTAATATGTAA
- a CDS encoding OB-fold-containig protein, translating to MDFLNLALTFPTIIFTALLLVVILFWVITLLGFADIDMFESDLDIEPSSSNSNSAHSASNFGFGSIPITVSISLVVMLSWLISIYAHKFFAYLLGDGVLFYVFGFVMLVVSAIIALPIAVIISKPLQRFFSSVETSRSSDLLGLECTVVTGKVTPTFGQGRVNFQGTEQLIEIRSHDEYPFSAGDTVILLEHIKKQHCYIVTAKPW from the coding sequence ATGGACTTTTTGAATTTAGCACTTACGTTTCCTACCATTATTTTCACGGCCCTGCTTTTGGTTGTAATCCTTTTTTGGGTGATCACTTTATTAGGCTTTGCTGACATTGATATGTTTGAATCTGATTTAGACATAGAGCCCAGTTCATCTAATTCAAATAGCGCCCATTCAGCGTCAAACTTTGGTTTTGGCAGTATTCCTATTACGGTATCAATTAGTTTAGTGGTTATGCTTAGCTGGCTAATTAGTATTTATGCACATAAGTTTTTTGCTTACCTACTTGGTGATGGTGTTTTATTTTATGTGTTTGGCTTTGTGATGCTGGTAGTAAGCGCGATTATTGCTTTACCAATTGCAGTAATTATTTCAAAACCATTACAACGCTTTTTCTCAAGTGTAGAAACTTCTCGCAGTAGCGACTTATTGGGTCTTGAATGCACGGTTGTTACTGGAAAAGTGACACCAACGTTTGGTCAAGGCAGAGTTAATTTTCAAGGCACTGAGCAACTCATTGAAATTAGATCGCATGATGAATACCCCTTCAGCGCAGGTGATACGGTAATATTACTTGAGCATATAAAAAAGCAGCATTGTTATATTGTTACTGCTAAACCTTGGTAA